CCCCGTTTAAGGCCCGGAGCCCGCCGAAAGAGATGGAAACGTTTTCAGCCTTAAAAAATGCCATCTAATGCCTTTCTGCCTTCTGATATTTCTTTTCTCTTTTAAAGGAATCCTTCTTGTAGAGGGGAAACATTTCAAAATAAAATTTGGTCTTTAACCACCGGCCATAAATCCCCAGGGGTTCGAAGAGCATGACCAGAACGATCAATAGTCCGAAGAGGGCCGGTTCCAGACCGGTCTGTTTCTGAAGATAGACCGGTAAATAATCTTTGGTCATGATGATCAACTGGGGAAGAAAGATAAAAAAGGCCGCTCCGAAAACCGCCCCATGAAGACTGCCCAGCCCGCCGATGATGACCATGGCCAACAGCTCCACCGAGAGAAAGATGGTGTAGCTTTCCGGGTTGATAAAGAGTACTTTATGGGCGTACAAACACCCGGCAATTCCGGTGAAGAAGGCACTGATGGCAAAGGCCATGGTTTTGAACCTGGCCAGGTTGATCCCGATGGCCTCGGAGGCCACCTCACTGTCGCGGATGGCAATCATGGCCCGGCCCAGGGGTGCCCGCAGAATATTTCTGGCCGCCAGGAGCGTGAGGATCAAAACGACGAAGGCTAAATAATAAAACCGTATTTCCGTATCAAAGACCAGGGGGCCGATGTTGGGGGGCTTTAAATAATAGCCCATGTTTCCCTTGGTCAGGCTTTCCCAGCGGACCAGCCCCTCATCCACGATAAAGGCAAAACCCATGGTGGCAATAGCCAAGTAAAGACCGGTCAGGTGAAGTATCGGGCGGCCGATGAAAACCCCGACCATACCGGCGAAAATCCCGGCCATTGGCAGGGCCGCTAAAAAGGGAACGCCGTGGGCGGTGAGAATGGCCGAGGTATAGGAGCCGATGGCGAAAAAGGCGGCGTGCCCCATGGAGACTTGCCCGGTATAACCGGTTAACAGCATTAAGCCAACGGCGGCCACCGCGTACATACAGATAAAGGTCATCTGGGAAATCAGATAGTCATCCAGCAACGACGGCAGGGCAAAGCAACCGACGACCAGGGCCAGGTACCAGAAAAAGGTGCTGCGGTATTTAAAGAGACGGATATCCTGATAATACTTGGTCTTCATTAAAAAGCGCATGGGGGTTACACCTTTTTCTTCTCTTGAATGCCGAACAACCCCTGGGGCCTGATCATCAAAACCCCGATCAGGATGATCCAGGCGGCGACATCCTTCCACCCTTTGGGCAGATAAAAGCCGGCCAGACTTTCCGTGATGCCGATAATGAGCCCGCCGACGATGGCCCCGGGCAGGCTGCGGAACCCGCCCAGGACTGCAGCCGGAAAGGCCTTGAGTCCGATAAATCCCATGTTCATGTGAACAAAGGTGATCGGCGCCAACAGTATGCCTCCGATGCCGCCCAAAACCGCGGCGATCGTCCAGGTGAGAGAAAAAACCCTGGTCACGCTGATGCCCATGTAAACGGCGGCCAATTGATTTTGAGAGGTGGCCCGCATGGCCGTGCCGACCCGGGTATAGCGAAAAAAGGAAAAAAGGATCACGATCAGGATGGCGGCGATCATAATGACCGACAACTGCTCCCAGGAAAGGACCAATTGGCCCGTTCGGACATATTGCTCGGTAAAGGGGGTTTGAAAGCCATAGGTGTCGGTCCCCCAGCCGGGAATCATGCTGACCGCACTTCTCAGGAAAAAAGATATCCCGATGGTCACGATGACAATGGCGTAAACCGGTTCTCCGACCAGAGAGCGTAAAACCGTCCTTTCGAGTACCAACCCGAAAAGACCCATGAGGATAATGGTCACCAATAAGGCCGCCCAGTAGGGAAAATTAAGGAAAGTGATCAGGGTGTAGCACAGGAAGGCCCCGAGCATCAACAGTTCGCCCTGGGCAAAATTGATGACTTCCGTGGCCTTGAAGATTAAAACAAATCCCAGGGCCACCAGTCCATAGACGCAGCCGATCGATATGCCGGATAAAATGGTTTGGATGAATTCATTGATCAGACCCATGGTGCCTTTTTCCGTCATTCCGGCGAAAAGCCGGAATCCAGGTTCGATGGTTTGGTCCCCGGCTTCCGCCCTCTGGGGTGGAGGCCCCTTCGGGACGGAATCCGGAATGACGACTGAGAGACTTTTTACAATGCCAGCAACATCTGTAACTTGAAAAAAATTAAAGCCCCGTCAACAAACTGAAGACACTGAAACGAC
This Deltaproteobacteria bacterium DNA region includes the following protein-coding sequences:
- a CDS encoding branched-chain amino acid ABC transporter permease, with product MRFLMKTKYYQDIRLFKYRSTFFWYLALVVGCFALPSLLDDYLISQMTFICMYAVAAVGLMLLTGYTGQVSMGHAAFFAIGSYTSAILTAHGVPFLAALPMAGIFAGMVGVFIGRPILHLTGLYLAIATMGFAFIVDEGLVRWESLTKGNMGYYLKPPNIGPLVFDTEIRFYYLAFVVLILTLLAARNILRAPLGRAMIAIRDSEVASEAIGINLARFKTMAFAISAFFTGIAGCLYAHKVLFINPESYTIFLSVELLAMVIIGGLGSLHGAVFGAAFFIFLPQLIIMTKDYLPVYLQKQTGLEPALFGLLIVLVMLFEPLGIYGRWLKTKFYFEMFPLYKKDSFKREKKYQKAERH
- a CDS encoding branched-chain amino acid ABC transporter permease; the protein is MNEFIQTILSGISIGCVYGLVALGFVLIFKATEVINFAQGELLMLGAFLCYTLITFLNFPYWAALLVTIILMGLFGLVLERTVLRSLVGEPVYAIVIVTIGISFFLRSAVSMIPGWGTDTYGFQTPFTEQYVRTGQLVLSWEQLSVIMIAAILIVILFSFFRYTRVGTAMRATSQNQLAAVYMGISVTRVFSLTWTIAAVLGGIGGILLAPITFVHMNMGFIGLKAFPAAVLGGFRSLPGAIVGGLIIGITESLAGFYLPKGWKDVAAWIILIGVLMIRPQGLFGIQEKKKV